The Salvia miltiorrhiza cultivar Shanhuang (shh) chromosome 1, IMPLAD_Smil_shh, whole genome shotgun sequence genome has a window encoding:
- the LOC131010325 gene encoding uncharacterized protein LOC131010325, with product MLAKVNANLPLLDVIRNVPAYVKFFKELASNKRKFSDNEKVLVLEVANSIMQQPLPPKHRDSGSFVINIDLGDGKEASSMLDLGLADRSIRYPRGIVEDVLVSVGGLIVPVDFVVLEIGEVHENGIEHTLLLGRPFMATTNTLIDVKDGTIKMTVLGKSMSFSVHDAIDGLVETVFVQEQECVEVFAGSADMEELAREAEEMEQATLPLDEPVGSKKPELELKKLPANLKDVFLEEEKEKPVIISTAPSKEQEDALLREVFNPGAVELYNENNKENFRVNGHSVKLYYEHQSPLIVVESQALHDPEL from the exons atgctggCCAAAGTGAATGCGAATTTGCCcctccttgatgtgatcagaaatGTCCCGGCGTATGTTAAGTTTTTCAAAGAGTTGGCTTCTAACAAGAGGAAATTCAGTGACAATGAGAAGGTTCTGGTCTTAGAAGTTGCAAACTCTATCATGCAGCAGCCCTTGCCACCAAAGCACCGCGATtcaggtagctttgtgattaatattgatTTAGGGGATGGTAAGGAAGCCTCTAGTATGTTAGATTTGGGT CTAGCCGATAGGTCTATTAGATATCCTCGTGGGATAGTAGAGGATGTTTTGGTGAGTGTTGGGGGATTGATTGTTCCCGTTGACTTTGTGGTTCTTGAGATTGGGGAGGTGCATGAAAACGGTATAGAGCACACACTGCTGTTAGGAAGACCGTTtatggcaaccactaacactttgattgatGTTAAGGATGGAACCATTAAAATGACTGTGTTAGGGAAGTCTATGTCTTTCTCAGTGCATG ATGCTATTGATGGCTTGGTCGAGACAGTATTTGTGCAGGAGCAGGAGTGTGTGGAAGTGTTTGCAGGATCAGCCGATATGGAGGAGTTAGCTCGAGAAGCCGAAGAGATGGAACAGGCTACGCTGCCTCTTGATGAACCTGTGGGGTCCAAGAAACCTGAGTTAGAGCTGAAGAAACTCCCTGCAAATCTCAAGGATGTGTTCTTAGAAGAGGAAAAGGAGAAGCCGGTGATCATATCGACAGCGCCGTCTAAGGAGCAAGAAGATGCGTTGCTAAGGGAGGTGTTTAACCCTGGTGCAGTCGAGCTGTACAATGAGAATAATAAAGAGAATTTCAGAGTAAACGGTCATAGCGTGAAGCTGTATTATGAGCACCAGAGTCCTCTGATagtggtggagtctcaagctctgcacgaTCCAGAGCTATGA
- the LOC131016318 gene encoding probable nucleolar protein 5-2: MLLLFETPAGFALFKVLDEGKLSKVEDLGKEFASPDSARKVVKLKAFSKFENTAEALSAATLLIDSKPSKGLRKFLRSHCDGDILAVADSKLGNTIKEKLQIECVHNNSVMELMRGVRSQLTELISGLAAQDMAPMSLGLSHSLSRYKLKFSPDKVDTMIIQAISLLDDLDKELNTYAMRVREWYGWHFPELAKIVQDNILYAKSVKLMGYRSNAAKLDFSEILLEEVETELKEAAVISMGTEVSDLDLENIKDLCNQVLSLSEYRAQLYDYLKSRMNTIAPNLTALVGELVGARLIAHGGSLLNLAKQPGSTVQILGAEKALFRALKTKHATPKYGLIYHASLIGQAAPKHKGKISRSLAAKAALAIRCDALGDGEDNTMGLENRVKLEARLRSLEGKELSRSAGSVKGKPKIEFYDKDKKKGSGGMITPAKTYNPAADSILALTESLSKDDKEEAEPEVVEEEQKKKKKKKRTQPEDVLPGAVDDAEVEAEPAKKEKKKKRKHTEEADKDGGDASEKKKKKRKHAETEDGGDDTSAKKKDKKKKKKSED; this comes from the exons ATGTTGCTTCTATTTGAAACTCCGGCAGGCTTTGCGCTCTTCAAAGTCCTCGATGAAGGGAAACTTTCTAAAGTCGAG GATTTGGGGAAGGAATTTGCCTCGCCTGACTCCGCTAGAAAG GTAGTCAAGCTGAAAGCATtctcaaaatttgagaatactGCAGAGGCTTTGTCTGCTGCTACTCTACTGATAGATAGTAAACCCAGCAAAGGTCTCCGGAAATTCCTGCGCAGTCATTGTGATGGTGACATTTTAGCCGTAGCGGATTCGAAACTCGGGAACACAATCAAAGAGAAGCTT CAAATAGAATGTGTCCACAACAATTCTGTTATGGAATTAATGAGAGGTGTCAGAAGTCAATTGACTGAACTGATATCGGGTCTAGCAGCACAAGATATGGCTCCAATGAGCCTTGGTTTATCTCACAGCCTATCCAGATACAAGTTGAAATTCAGTCCTGATAAG GTTGATACAATGATAATTCAAGCCATTAGCCTGTTGGATGACCTTGACAAAGAGCTTAATACATATGCAATGAGGGTCAGAGAGTGGTATGGATGGCACTTTCCTGAACTTGCGAAGATCGTGCAAGACAACATCCTTTATGCAAAGTCTGTGAAATTGATGGGTTACCGCTCCAATGCTGCCAAGCTTGATTTCTCTGAG ATACTTCTGGAGGAGGTTGAGACAGAACTAAAGGAGGCAGCTGTGATCTCCATGGGAACTGAAGTTAGTGATCTGGATTTGGAAAACATAAAAGATCTATGTAACCAAGTTCTCTCTCTTTCCGAGTACAGAGCCCAACTGTACGACTATCTAAAGAGCAGGATGAACACTATTGCCCCAAATCTTACTGCGCTTGTTGGCGAACTTGTTGGTGCTCGCTTGATTGCTCATGGAGGCAGCTTGTTGAATCTGGCTAAGCAACCCGGAAGTACAGTGCAGATACTTGGTGCGGAGAAGGCTCTCTTTAGAGCATTGAAGACAAAGCATGCGACTCCCAAGTATGGACTTATTTATCATGCTTCTCTGATTGGCCAAGCTGCCCCTAAGCACAAGGGTAAGATTTCACGGTCTCTTGCTGCAAAAGCTGCTTTGGCTATCCGTTGTGATGCTCTTGGAGATGGTGAAGATAATACAATGGGTCTGGAGAATAGAGTCAAG CTTGAAGCGCGATTGAGGAGCTTAGAAGGAAAAGAACTAAGTCGTTCTGCTGGTTCCGTAAAAGGAAAGCCAAAGATCGAGTTTTATGACAAGGACAAGAAGAAAGGATCAGGAGGGATGATCACACCGGCCAAG ACTTACAATCCAGCTGCCGATTCAATTCTTGCACTTACGGAATCACTCTCCAAGGATGATAAAGAAGAAGCAGAGCCGGAAGTTGTTGAAGAagagcagaagaagaagaaaaagaagaagaggacTCAACCCGAAGATGTTTTGCCTGGAGCAGTTGATGATGCAGAAGTTGAAGCTGAGCCAGctaagaaggagaagaagaaaaagagaaagcATACTGAAGAAGCAGACAAAGACGGCGGTGATGCCAgcgagaagaagaaaaagaagaggaaaCATGCCGAAACTGAGGATGGTGGCGACGATACTTCTGCTAAGAAGAAagataaaaagaagaagaagaaaagtgaAGACTGA